The sequence below is a genomic window from Mesoplodon densirostris isolate mMesDen1 chromosome 12, mMesDen1 primary haplotype, whole genome shotgun sequence.
TGGGTTTCTGGCCAAGCTCCTTGTGCATCCCCCTGCTTCCTCTTTCCTGGGAGTGTGGCCCCTGCGCTCTGACCCTGGGACAGACCTGGGGTGGCCCTGGTGTCTGCCCACTGCCAGCGCCCACCTGGGGCATCCAGCTCGGAGCCCAGGGCTGGGCTCTGCTGTGTGGGGCGGTCCCTGGGGAGGTCTGATGGGCAGGGCTGTTCCCCCCAGCAGACGGCGAGGAAGGCTGGTCCCCATGGGCGGAGTGGACGGAGTGCTCCGTCACCTGCGGGCCTGGCACCCAGCAGAGGGGGCGGTCCTGCGATGTCACCAGTAACACCTGCCTGGGGCCGTCCATCCAGACGCGGTCGTGCAGCCTGGGCAAGTGCGACCACCGCAGTGAGTGTCGGAGGCCGGGCCGGAGGGGGGGACAGGGCCCAGCCCCTGGGGTCCTGGGGGTCCAGAGAACCCCTGCTGCTGCCTTTTCTGGGAGGTGCTCCCCCTGGCCCAAGCATCCTGCTCTTCCCCAGCTGGGCTCCCCGCTCCTGCTTGGTTGATGAGCAGACTCCCGGGACGGGTCAGCCCTGCCTTTCTCTCTGCGCCCTGAGCCTCTGATGTCCTTGTTCCCTCCATGTGCTAGTCCGGCAGGATGGTGGCTGGAGCCACTGGTCACCGTGGTCCTCCTGCTCCGTGACCTGTGGGGTCGGCAATGTCACCCGCATCCGGCTCTGCAACTCACCAGTGCCGCAGTTGGGCGGGCGGAGCTGCAAGGGCAGCGGCCGCGAGACCAAGGCCTGCCAGGGCCCGCCCTGCCCGGGTGAGTGGACAAGGGCGGGGTCTGGGCTCGGGGCCGGCCTTTAACAGGACACAGGCCCGGTGTGGCCCtgcaagatcaaggcactgggaTCCTCTCGGTTGGCTGGTTTCTGGAAGCTGGGCCTCGGGGTGGATGCTGATCACCGTGCTCAGCTCTGACCTCCCCTGAACAAGCTCCAATTAATCCACGATGGAGCAGAAATAGGCCAGGACCGAGGGGGAAATGACAGCAGGCACAGGAGGGGGTCTCAGGAGGCAGCCTCCCCTGCATCTGGGGCACCTGGGGCCTGGGTTTGGGAGGACACGTGCTCCCCGCACCAGGCCTGctctgggactggggcagggtcTTCACCCAGAAAAGGTTGTGCTGTGATTCTTCTCCCTACTGAGTTACCTGTACTGATGATGAGTGACAGCCATTTAAAACGAAACTCAGCTCTGCACAGCTTTTCAGACGTGAGCACCTCTTGCCCGTGGCAGGGGTGGACCCATAGCCAGCGGCCCCCGGTCAATGGTCCCAGGTTCTGAGTGCAAAAGATTGTGTGATTTCCCTTCCcggagacaaaacaaaaacaagtgaaCTGTCACCCTCTGGACCCCTCCTGACCATATGGTCCTGAGAGGACATTCCTACCAGGTTTCCTCCACGTGTGGAGACACGGCCTTATCCCAGGCTCTTTGTCCTGAGCCCCCAGCACGGGCCGCGTCCCCCGAGTGACccctctgtcctctctccccCAGTCGACGGTCGGTGGAGCCCCTGGTCCCCATGGTCGGCCTGCACGGTCACCTGTGCCGGAGGAATCCGCGAGCGGACGCGCATCTGTAACAGCCCGGAGCCCCAGCACGGGGGGAAGGACTGCGTCGGCGACATCACGGAGCATCAGATGTGTAACAGGAGGAGCTGCCCCGCAGGTGGGTGTGCACGGGACGGGCCCGCAGCCTCCAGCCTTTCCGCTGATGGGCGTCTGTCATGGGGCCTGGAGGCTCCAGCCTCAGGCGTCTTTGAAGACACCACTGGGTTTTAATTCTGATTAAGAGTATTAAAATGCTtggaaaatacagagaagaaaaatcagtTCTACACACATGAAGTTTTACCCTCTGCTTTATGTTCCTCTGGCATTTTTACATAAAAGCAGAAAGCATGCCGTGCAGAATGGAACATCGTAGGTAGCGCGGTCACAGTGCACGCGTGCCCCGTAACCCCCTACCTCTCCGACGCTTTACTCTCGGAGGTGGTGGATTTTGGTGGCTGCTCCCAGCATCTTCCTAACTCACTCAGTTTctccacagctgagccccagagTGTGTGGGGGCATCCCCAGGGCCGCGTGTGTGGGCTCACGACGGCGCTGCCTGGTGGCGGCTGCTGACTCTGCTCTGCTTCCTCCGTGCAGACGGCTGCTTGTCCAACCCCTGCTTCCCCGGAGCCGCGTGCCGCAGCTTCCCTGACGGGTCCTGGTCCTGCGGCTCTTGCCCGCTGGGCTTCCTGGGCAACGGCACCCACTGCGAGGACCTGGACGAGGTgggtgccccctccccaggcGGCGGGGCGTCCCTCGGAGGTGGGGAGCGCGGGCTCACGTCTGGCCCCCTGGTCCCCGCAGTGTGCTGTGGTCACCGACATGTGCTTCACGACCGGCAAGGCGCACCGCTGCGTCAACACCAACCCCGGCTTCCactgcctgccctgccctccacGCTACAAGGGGAGCCAGCCCTTCGGCGTCGGCCTGGAGGCGGCCAGGACGGAGAAGCAGGTGAGCGGCTCAGCCTTCCGAGCTCCTGTTAGAGACGGCAGGACAGTCAGgcgggagctggagctggagggtGGACGGGACAGGAGCGGGGACGGCCGCCTGGGGGAGAGACGGTCGCACTCTGCCGGCCAGCGCGACCCTACCTGCAGGGACCACGGGGCTGAGTTTTCACGCACAGCGTCCCagaggcccagggtggggactCGTGGTCTCCCCGTGACCCCAGGCACCACCGGAGGCCTGACGTGGCCTTGCCGTTGCTCGGGCCCTTCCAGGGGGGCAGAGCCCCGGGTCCCCGGACGCTGCCCCCTCCTCAGCATGCTGTGGGCGGCCGGGAGCCCTGTGCCCTCCGCGCGCCTCCCGtcgggtcagggtcagggtcagggtccgCCCGCGTCCTCGCGCTCGGCCCGCAGGTGTGTGAGCCGGAGGACCCCTGCAAGGACAGGAGCCACCGCTGCCACAGGCACGCGGAGTGCATCTACCTGGGCCACTTCAGCGACCCCGTGTACAAGTGCGCCTGCCAGACGGGCTACGCGGGCGACGGGCTCATCTGCGGGGAGGACTCGGACCTGGACGGCTGGCCCAACAAGAACCTGGTCTGCGCCACCAATGCCACCTACCACTGCATCAAGGTGAGGGTGTGGCAGGGGCTCCCCCTTCCTCAGGCCCCAGTGGTTCCAGCTCGGGGCAGCTGTGCCCCTGGAGGGGCCTCTACGGGTCCAACCGGTCGGAGGCTCCTTGTGGGCCCTGCACTCTGCGTGGTCCCCACCCCAGGAGCTGACGGGAGCTGGGGCTGTCACTGCCCACCCACTAGCCCCTCCAAGGCATCTGCCTAATGGGTTTCTGCAACTTCCAGGATCACTCTGGAAAAGCAGCTGATTGTTGGGAGCTGGGAGAGGAGGCGGTGCCTAATACACGTTTGTTAACCGAATACAAAGAGAGGCTTGAAATCACTGGGGGTGGGGCGATGTAAACAGGCCCCACCCTCCTCCAAGGCTATGGGGGCCTGAGGTCTGCAGGTGGGCCGGGCTACGGTCACGCAGAGTCTAGCAAACACTTTTCTTTGCAAAGACCCCCATGCGCTGCACACAGGAAGCGGTTAGGGCCCCCGGATGAGTGGGGCTTCCTTAGGGCCTGTAACGGGGCGGAGTCCTCTCCTGGGGCAGCTGTCACCAATGaccacaaacctggtggctgTAAACGGCAGGACTTCATCCTCTCAGGGTCCGCAGCCAGgagtctgaggtcaaggtgtggCAGGGCTGACCGCCCTCccccaggggagggtccttccagCCTCCCCCAGCTTCTGGGCCCTCCAGGTGTCCGTAGCTTGTGGACATATCATCCCAACCTCTGTTTCTGCCTGCTCCTCTGTGCATCTGTCTCAAACTCCCCCTGACGCCCTTATAAGGACACGCGTGGTTGTATTTAGGGCCCATCTGGATACTCCAGGGTAAACTCGTCCTTTCAAGACGCCTTATATCAGTAATCGCATCTTTTGCATATAAGGTGATATTAACTTTACCATGTAAGGTGATACACGTAGGGACAGTTGTCCCTTTTGCTATATAAGGTAACATTGACAGGTTCTAGAGGTTAAGACATGGCATATGTTTAGGGGACCACCATTCAGACCACTAAACAAGGTGTACCGAAACGTTTTAGTGACGTTTTATACCTTAGAAGCTTCAGAAATATAAATACTACAAACTCACAAAAGACATTACCTgcaaaagtaaatatattaatctctttaatatttatttattcttgtgaATTTTGAGTAAGAGAGTATGAAATTTTATCTTTCGCCCTCTTGATTAAAGATGGCAGATGTTGACTGAAACAAAAAGTGAATCTGCTTTGAAATAACAGAGACAAAGTTTGCAACCTTCATTGTATCTCCCTGACCTAACAAGGTCAGGTGTCAAGCATGGAAATCCCCGCAGGAAGTGGGTGATTATTGGATGTGATTATTGATGAAGATTTCCACTAGGGACCCAGGATGCCCTGGTACCGTAGCAGGAACAATGGAAGGTGTCCACGAGGCTAAGgacacccttttttttttgtttttttttttttcatttttgtggaACTTCAGACAGGAATTTAATAACTAAAAAGGTGGCACATCAAAATTTGcacaatttgggcttccctggtggcgcagtggttgggagtccgcctgccgatgcaggggacacgggttcgtgccctggtccaggaggatcccacatgccgcggagcagctgggcccgtgagccatggccactgagcctgcgcgtcggagcctgtgctccgcagtgggagaggccacaacagtgagaggcccgcgtacgcaaaaaaaaaaaaaaaaaaaaaaaaaaaaaagaaaaggaaaaaaatgtgcacAATTTGCACATTGTATTTGCATTAAATATAACTTATGGGAACAAACAGATGCGAAAGTAAGACAGTTCATGGGAAACCCACTCACCCCGTCTGAGAGGTTCCTTTACTCATCTCTGCAAAGGTGCTGAATCCCTCCCTCAGCACCTGTGTCCACACCACAGGAATATGCTCTCCTCCTTCACGGGCTGGAGGTGAAGCTTGGCTCCAGACATGGCCCTGGGCTGTGCTTCTGATCAGACCCCAGACCCACTTGAACCCCTGGGGCTTCTGGGACACCTGTGTTAATGGCATCGAAACACCGTCACGTGGACCCTCTCCTGGTGTTTCCAGCTCCCTCAGGCTGAAGTGTCTGTACAGCTCGGGTTTGAGTCCTTATATCATTGGACtgaaataaaatgacttttttctCCCGTTATGGGAATTCTCCACTTCTTGGGCAGAGCTGAATCAGGGAGATGGTTTGGGGAGCTGGGCCTTGGTTCCTGAACAGAGACTCTAGGCCACCTGTTGGCTACTGAGGGTTGAAGGTTTATGACCTTGGCTCTTGGATGGATGCTTGGAGTTTGTGGGAAGCAGTGGGACGGGGGGCTCTGCCCTGTCCTGTGTTTTCATTCTCTCCTGGTTCCCGCAGTCGTTCAGCTGCATACAGGGATCCCGAGCTCAGGACACAGGCTTCTTTTGCCTCAACTCACTGGTGGTGGTGATGTCGGTCCTAGAGCAGCACCTGAGGGGAAACGTGGGGCCCCGGCCCCGCCGCGGGGTCTCCGTCCTCCTGCTCCCGTGAGGACAGGAGCCTGGCATTGGTGTTGCCGGCTCCGCCCTCATTATCTCATATGAAAGAAGGCGGCTCTTGGGAGTGTTTTTGTAACTAGCCTGCTTCCTCTGCTTGCAGGACAACTGCCCCCTCCTGCCTAACTCTGGGCAAGAAGACTTTGACAAGGATGGCATCGGGGACGCCTGTGACGATGACGATGACAATGACGGCGTCAGCGATGAGAAGGTGGGTCCCCCCCACCTGAGCACCTGCCCTCGGGTTGAGGAGCTGGGGAGCGCCGTGCTCTGCACCCTGGGGTCCCCGTGAACTGCCGGGTTTAGCGCTCCTGCGCGAGTAGCAGAAAGTCACCGACAGGGAACGTCTGTCCTTCGCACAAGCACACGAGGCAGCCGGAGCATGGAGCCGCCTGGGGTCCTCTGCCAGAGGCGCTTTCAGTGGTTTCGTTTGTTTACCTTTAGTTGCATAAAAGGGACTTATCCCCTCTGCTTCTGGGGCGGGTGCCAGCGATGGGGGCTGCATGGGATAAGTGACGTTGCCACTCCCAGCCTTTAGGGCAGAATTTAGATGTTACCATTTCCTGAGAGAAGTGTTGCAAACATAAGTGATCTGACATGTTAGTCCGTAATTCGGCACTAGCAGAGATAGAGAGGCTAACTTCTTATTCACAGGTTTACTGCATCTGGCTTCCACTGATCCATTaactcattcattcgttcattcccTTGACATTTATGTTTTTATCCTCACCATGAAATATGTGCTAGATCACCTTTGCtatagaaaatatcaaaatttttcgTAGGGACAGATGCATAAATAATTATCAAATCATTTGATATCAAGAAAGTGTCAGCAATGGCTCCCTTTGCCAACACTTTGTAGTTACCTAGATTATCTTGATCGACTTTGAATACATAGCCTGTAAGTGCTAAGCCATTTTATAAGCAATTCAACAAGCATCCCTACCCTATTTCTTAAATTCTTCCCTCGCTTTCTCTCTAGGACAACTGCCAGCTTGTCTTCAACCCACGTCAGTTTGACTACGACAAAGACGAGGTTGGAGACCGCTGTGACAACTGCCCCTATGTGCACAACCTGGCGCAGATCGACACGGACAGCAATGGGGAGGGCGACGCCTGCTCCGTGGACATCGATGGAGATGGTCAGTCCCGCGCGTCCTCCTGACGTGCCTCAGGGCTCACGGTCGGCGGTGGTCCCAGACCCCATGCTTTATTCCGTGTTACTGCATAAGCCCAGCTTCCCCTGTGCACTAACGTGAGACAAAATGATTCATGACGCTTTGCCCATAGGGTCCCAGCCTCATTTGGCCCCTTGTCCGCGTGGGTTCCTGGAAGGGGTCGCCGGCCTCAGGTCGCCAGCCTAGTTTCCCCTTTGGAAAACTACGTGTTTGTCATCTTCCTTTCCTGACCCCGAGCTCTTGTCCCGTGTCCTTGTGCCCAGTCCTGGTGTCTTCTCTCAGGTCCACCTCTGTTCACAGCCCCAGGAGCCCAGTTCCCTGTCCTGACCCAGCCGCGCTTCTGAGAAAGGCCTGAGGACAGCTTTGTCCCTCCTGTGTTCCCTCCTATTTCCCTCCATGCTGTATTTCTAACCATTCATTGAATCATTCATTGCAGAGCCTCCCCGAGGGGTTCCAGGTATCCCCGGACTTCAGAAGCTTGCGACACCACCAGGCTATTTAACCTTAGATGCCAGTGCCGCGGGCACGAGCTCCACACCTCACGGCACAGCATTGCCCTGGGTGTCTGACGCTCAGGAAGCAGCTTGGACAGACTCACACCCGCTCCCGTTGACTccgcccacccacccccacctgctTTTGTCTCCTGGCTATTTTCTTGGTGTAACTTGGCATCACACTGACCAGCTTCCACTGGCGCCAAGACAGCGTCCGGCCGTGCTGCTCTCTAGGGCTTTCCAGCAGCCGGGCATCTCCTCCAATCCTCCGTCTGTGAGGTCTGACCCCCTGCATATCTCAGGGGTCCTTTCTCACTGCCTCGCCCCCTGGCTTCCCCCACCTGCCAGGATAAGACAGCTGCCTAGCCTGGCTCAAGCTTTCCTGCTGACTCACTGACTTGTGAGGTTTTGCTTTGCCCTTCGAGCCTGATTACCGTTAACTCAGTTTTCATAACCCCAAAGTTGATGAAATTCATTATCTATTTTCAGATTTCTGGGTATAAGGCACTATAGCTAAACCCCCTGTCAGTCTCTGCCATTGTTATTTTCCTGCTAACGTAGGGAACAGATGAGGTAGTGGAGCCCCGGAAGCTGATCAGGTCCTGGGAGCGCGATGCAAATTTTCTGAATGGACGTTAGGGCAAATAGTCAGCGTGAGGACTCGGATGTTTATGCTGTGATGACTCACTCATCAGCCCTCCGTGTGTAATGTCATCCAGAAACCTCCGAGAGTTGGTTCTGCTTCAAACTAAGGGAGTTTTAAGTTTAATGGGAAACCTGCCATGAGTCTAATAATCTttacattttatgatttcttagatcattttttattaaacaaaagtTTGGCCGCAAGTTGCTTACTGCGATAGGAAAAGCAACGTGCCTTTGCTAAACTCCTATGCTTCCATTTTCCCCCTGAATCCTACAGATGTCTTCAATGAGCGAGACAACTGTCCCTACGTGTACAACACTGACCAGAGGGACACTGACGGGGACGGCGTGGGCGATCACTGCGACAACTGCCCCCTGGTGCACAACCCAGACCAGGTGATTGACCGGTGATTGATCAGGTGTGGCTAAGAGCAGCGGGGATGGAGGAGCTTCTCAGTCACAGAACATGCAAGGCTTTGCAGCTTTCAATCCATCTGCCAGGACGCGACAGCACAGGCTTTTCAATCATTGTAATTAAAACATTGAACTCGGGTCTGAGCATGACTCGTATCTCCGTGGTCATGGGCCAGAGGAGTGGGTGCCTTTGTCCCACTGTCTGAAAGGAGAGAGTCTTCATCTAATTATCTCCGTATTTCCCTGATGCAAACATAGGAATTGGCTGCTTTTCCAGATTTGCCTTTGGAAGACACGGTGAGAACATAACATACTGATGTAGTTCCTAGAATGTGTTGCAGCAGATGTTGTCAGAAAGGACTTGATTCTGTTGCAGCTAATTCTTTCCAGTCTTCCTTAAAGAAAGTGAATCCCCGTAGGGAGGTGGGTTAGGATGGAGAGATCCCTGGACTCCAGTCCTGGCTCTGGAGGCCGTTTCCTCTCTGCAGTCACGGCTCACATTGGGAGTGAGGTGGTACAGGCCACGTGCCCTTGGTGAATTTCAACCTGGCATCTGTTTCACTGGATGGATGCTCAATGCTGCTGTCCCCAAACTCTGTCTCCCAGACCGACGTGGACAATGACCTCGTGGGAGACCAGTGTGACAACAACGAAGACATCGACGAGGATGGACACCAAAACAACCAGGACAACTGCCCCTACATCTCCAACGCCAACCAGGCTGACCACGACCACGACGGCAAGGGGGACGCCTGTGACTCGGACGATGACAACGACGGGGTCCCCGATGACAGGGACAACTGCCGGCTGGTCGCCAACCCCGACCAGGAGGACTCAGACGGTAGGTCCTGTGACAGCTGCCCCGCAGAGGCAGAGAGGTTGCAGGAGCGCGAAATGCCGGGAGAAAGAAGTATGTAGCCCGACTGCTGACGTGAGTAAGTGGCCCattagcacaggctctggagggggCAGGAGTCTCAGGTAGTGTGGCAGGTAATGTGACAGGTGCACAGCTGGGCTCAGTGGTGGCTTGGTTGTCCTCTGGCAACTGCTGGAGCCTGTGGGTGCAATCCTGGCTAACCCGGGTGCTGCCTGGAGGATACACATCCACCGTGGATGAGATGGGGTGTGGGGTATTTGAGCCCACATGACCCAGAGGCACGTGGAGACTCACTGACTGAAGAGCAGCTCCAAGGACCACCCCCCATCCCAAGAGCAGCACAGAGCTCATTCTTGACAAGAGGACAGACGGCTTCAGTCCCCACAGCAGGGCATGGGGGCACTTGCTGGCTACTGAGCAGCCTTTTaccaggagggaggctgggatggAGGCAAGGCTGGTGTGCTCAGGGATGTCTTAGGGGTTTTGGAAGCTCTTTTTTTGCGTGAGTGTGTGCCTGTCACCCAGTGCGTGGATGTGTGTTACTGAACAGAACTGAAGGATAGTTTGAAGGATGTGATGGAAATTCGGTTGAACTTGgtatctttttctccttctaaagCAGTAGGCACTGCAATGGCCTAATTGCAGTGGTAAGTGGTCATCTGGATCATCACTATTACCATGAACTGCATGGCCGTGAAGGTCTCAGCAGGCATCTCTATGTGTGCCAGGCTGGTCCACGGCCCCATGGCCGCATCCCCACCTCATTAGAGGTTCTGTTTTTCCTCCAAAAACAGAAGTCCACATCTCCTTAGGGAAATCATTTTTCATGAAGGAGTTCTGCTTTCAGTGCCAAACAGATTACAGGCAGGGGTGATTTAGGTAATAGTAGAGGTTCTGAAGACTATCAGAGAAAAAAGCTGGAAATTCAGCTTGATTTCACTTGGCAGCGTTCAGGTTTTGTACCCCCAGTTTCAAGTTCAGAAGGAAGTGAGAAATGATGCTACAGGAACTGGATTATGGCATGCTTTGCTGCAGGGCATATCACAGCAACGTTTTGAAAAGAGCATCCAGACTCCTCACAGCGTTGGGGTGAAATGTCAGAGATTACAGGCACTGGTCCAGGAAGGCAGGTCCAGGTCCTGCCAAGCACCTAACCTTGAATTTTCAGAGAATCATGTGCTAAGTTTTCTCAGACACAGAGAGGCGGACAGCAAACCCTTACTTTGCGTGTTTCTCTGCTTGTCCTTGGTGACAGGTGATGGGCGTGGTGATGCTTGCAAAGACGACTTTGACAATGACAACATCCCCGATATTGATGACGTGTGTCCTGAGAACCACGCCATCAGTGAGACAGACTTCAGGAACTTCCAGATGGTCCACCTGGACCCCAAGGGCACCACTCAGATCGATCCCAACTGGGTCATTCGCCATCAAGGCAAAGAGCTGGTGCAGACGGCCAACTCCGACCCTGGCATCGCTGTTGGTGAGCCTTAGAATACGCACCACCCCTTGCGGTTCCTGCCTGTAAGGTGCCCACGGAGCACGTGGGCTGCCCTTTAAAACTGAGTGGACAAGAGCAGTGGGTCTTTCTGGTAGCCCCCATCCTCCCTTGGTTTGTAAAACCATCTGCCTAAATATTTTTGATGGGAGAACTTGGGGAAGCACTTATTTGCCTCTCCAAATTCTCCGTGATTTAATATCCAGCAAGCCATTTCATTTTATGGACTTGGTCTGTAAATTATTACCTAGGGTGGTGAAGCTCTGCCATAACTCTGTAAGTGGGATCTAAAAAGATTAAATTCCACAAGTGTTGTTAATCCCACAGCAACAGACCTTGAGTTAGATGGAAGAGGAGAGCCTCTTTCCACCTGCATCCAGTGGTCCCAGGGCTCATCCAGTAATTTCCTAAAAGGCTGTTTCTGACTTGGTTTTGTGACCAAATGTTCCCTTTGGTCCCCAGGTTTCGATGAGTTTGGGTCAGTCGACTTCAGCGGCACATTCTACGTCAACACAGACCGGGATGACGACTATGCTGGCTTCGTCTTTGGCTACCAGTCCAGCAGCCGCTTCTACGTGGTGATGTGGAAGCAGGTCACTCAGACCTACTGGGAAGACCAGCCCACCCGGGCGTACGGCTACTCAGGGGTGTCCCTCAAGGTGGTGAACTCCACCACGGGGACAGGCGAGCACCTGCGGAATGCCCTGTGGCACACGGGGAACACAGAGGGACAGGTGAGGAGGACGGTCTCTGCTGACCGAGGCCGGCAGCTGCTGTGAGCTTTCAGGAGAGCAGTACCTGCCCATTGCAAAAGTACCCCCACCTCGGTCTTTGTTCATTTTACCTCAAGTCACGGTGCTTTTAATAATCTTTTATCGGGTACCTCGCTTATTAAAGATGCCATGCCTGGTGATTTGATAAACACAATTGGTAATCCTCTTGCACATGAAACGTAGGCGTACTCCCTTATAGAAATAGGGAGAACAGGGTTTCAAAAGTTTAAGTGTTTCACCCAAGGTCCCACGTTGAGGAAGTAGAGAATCTGTGACTCGGCCCAAGTGCCTGTGCTCTTTGCACTGAGCTACATTGTTCCCTATCAGTGGATTTTTCTCATGCTAGAGATTCATAATATGAAATATATGGGAGGAAGATGTGGCAGCAGGGGCCATAGGGATTACTTAGCAGAGTAATGTTTTCGTCTCCCCCCTTTGTGCCGTAAAACTGTGGTTAAGGCTCAGGGTGTCAATTATACTCACAAGTGATGTTTTTCCTCAGGTTCGCACGTTATGGCATGACCCCAAAAATATTGGCTGGAAGGACTACACTGCCTACAGGTGGCATCTGACCCACAGACCTAAGACAGGTTACATAAGGTAGGTGAGAGGGTAGCTCAGTAGCGGCTGTATTTCTACCAAGTAATTTTCACATTCCAAGAACATCTTTCCA
It includes:
- the THBS2 gene encoding thrombospondin-2 isoform X3; its protein translation is MLWPLLLLALWPWYSAQAGDQDEDTAFDLFSISNINRKTIGAKQFRGPDPSVPAYRFVRFDYIPPVSAEHLDRITEAMRRKEGFFLTASLKQDRKSRGTLLALEGPGATHRQFEIVSNGPADTLDLTYWVDGTQHVISLEDVGLADSQWKNITVQVTGETYSLYVGCDLMDSFTLDEPFYEQLKTEKSRMYVAKGPARESHFRGLLQNVYLVFENSVEDLLSKKGCQQSQGAEANAISENTETLHLSPPVSMEHVGRSEDKGPEVCEHSCEELGSMIRELSGLHVIVNQLHENLRKVSNDNQFLWELIGGPPKTRNMSACWQDGRFFVENETWVVDSCTKCTCKKFKTVCHQIRCPPATCADPSFVDGECCPSCFHADGEEGWSPWAEWTECSVTCGPGTQQRGRSCDVTSNTCLGPSIQTRSCSLGKCDHRIRQDGGWSHWSPWSSCSVTCGVGNVTRIRLCNSPVPQLGGRSCKGSGRETKACQGPPCPVDGRWSPWSPWSACTVTCAGGIRERTRICNSPEPQHGGKDCVGDITEHQMCNRRSCPADGCLSNPCFPGAACRSFPDGSWSCGSCPLGFLGNGTHCEDLDECAVVTDMCFTTGKAHRCVNTNPGFHCLPCPPRYKGSQPFGVGLEAARTEKQVCEPEDPCKDRSHRCHRHAECIYLGHFSDPVYKCACQTGYAGDGLICGEDSDLDGWPNKNLVCATNATYHCIKDNCPLLPNSGQEDFDKDGIGDACDDDDDNDGVSDEKDNCQLVFNPRQFDYDKDEVGDRCDNCPYVHNLAQIDTDSNGEGDACSVDIDGDDVFNERDNCPYVYNTDQRDTDGDGVGDHCDNCPLVHNPDQTDVDNDLVGDQCDNNEDIDEDGHQNNQDNCPYISNANQADHDHDGKGDACDSDDDNDGVPDDRDNCRLVANPDQEDSDGDGRGDACKDDFDNDNIPDIDDVCPENHAISETDFRNFQMVHLDPKGTTQIDPNWVIRHQGKELVQTANSDPGIAVGFDEFGSVDFSGTFYVNTDRDDDYAGFVFGYQSSSRFYVVMWKQVTQTYWEDQPTRAYGYSGVSLKVVNSTTGTGEHLRNALWHTGNTEGQVRTLWHDPKNIGWKDYTAYRWHLTHRPKTGYIRVLVHEGKQVMADSGPIYDQTYAGGRLGLFVFSQEMVYFSDLKYECRDV
- the THBS2 gene encoding thrombospondin-2 isoform X1; protein product: MPILHSTEEETESREGVQLGRGRMLWPLLLLALWPWYSAQAGDQDEDTAFDLFSISNINRKTIGAKQFRGPDPSVPAYRFVRFDYIPPVSAEHLDRITEAMRRKEGFFLTASLKQDRKSRGTLLALEGPGATHRQFEIVSNGPADTLDLTYWVDGTQHVISLEDVGLADSQWKNITVQVTGETYSLYVGCDLMDSFTLDEPFYEQLKTEKSRMYVAKGPARESHFRGLLQNVYLVFENSVEDLLSKKGCQQSQGAEANAISENTETLHLSPPVSMEHVGRSEDKGPEVCEHSCEELGSMIRELSGLHVIVNQLHENLRKVSNDNQFLWELIGGPPKTRNMSACWQDGRFFVENETWVVDSCTKCTCKKFKTVCHQIRCPPATCADPSFVDGECCPSCFHADGEEGWSPWAEWTECSVTCGPGTQQRGRSCDVTSNTCLGPSIQTRSCSLGKCDHRIRQDGGWSHWSPWSSCSVTCGVGNVTRIRLCNSPVPQLGGRSCKGSGRETKACQGPPCPVDGRWSPWSPWSACTVTCAGGIRERTRICNSPEPQHGGKDCVGDITEHQMCNRRSCPADGCLSNPCFPGAACRSFPDGSWSCGSCPLGFLGNGTHCEDLDECAVVTDMCFTTGKAHRCVNTNPGFHCLPCPPRYKGSQPFGVGLEAARTEKQVCEPEDPCKDRSHRCHRHAECIYLGHFSDPVYKCACQTGYAGDGLICGEDSDLDGWPNKNLVCATNATYHCIKDNCPLLPNSGQEDFDKDGIGDACDDDDDNDGVSDEKDNCQLVFNPRQFDYDKDEVGDRCDNCPYVHNLAQIDTDSNGEGDACSVDIDGDDVFNERDNCPYVYNTDQRDTDGDGVGDHCDNCPLVHNPDQTDVDNDLVGDQCDNNEDIDEDGHQNNQDNCPYISNANQADHDHDGKGDACDSDDDNDGVPDDRDNCRLVANPDQEDSDGDGRGDACKDDFDNDNIPDIDDVCPENHAISETDFRNFQMVHLDPKGTTQIDPNWVIRHQGKELVQTANSDPGIAVGFDEFGSVDFSGTFYVNTDRDDDYAGFVFGYQSSSRFYVVMWKQVTQTYWEDQPTRAYGYSGVSLKVVNSTTGTGEHLRNALWHTGNTEGQVRTLWHDPKNIGWKDYTAYRWHLTHRPKTGYIRVLVHEGKQVMADSGPIYDQTYAGGRLGLFVFSQEMVYFSDLKYECRDV